Proteins encoded together in one Ciona intestinalis chromosome 3, KH, whole genome shotgun sequence window:
- the LOC100184772 gene encoding uncharacterized protein LOC100184772 isoform X2, whose protein sequence is MLRLTVGFVLTTLLWQGAKATSLTRDYWGHWSPWGACSVSCDIGHQTRTRACQFYSDSMCDGPKVQQRPCNKLICPSYLDVPRFHFKGKYVVDSPTNNNNRCYFNTKYFSPTFSTGRGESASPTYSKHGNPKYRFSRSSHNPMGNGHFDFYETAVTSVCRASGKSCTNLDLLVTRKITGTNAGRMVDLDNDWMNSPEVIGYKIQVDGVFVALMENGPSRQIVQRIVGHGGDLANMASIKSKLINVEWLDIYYQHMFRNATSLSISFAMDLFNVHSKGGRLVGTIGMTSQNDPRKVYGGRVLRPMKGKQHFAYEIPLFVNEKLQRIVLDLSSFVKSDKKGNFKLKNQLKYVDVIVLPNPEICKVVDCKRYTNECDGIKTVRLTDRGTLSYIQNGSTWYTILGGLVELNIHKNGLSHALATTRIGLIDRTTLHPQTHRHSYKLCDLLPKYCTSTTHKAKPNCQILALEDEAGINFKPTGGFTKRLSRGETWNIETVASSFGRPLEGADMSLMVMKQTAGQDTCSGTKSTPCSPYVGRPRSALQLSSGSILTDVNGNANLTIKAVSNPGNPRGCGMDGQVYHLGMIVSYKTPEGKVIRIGDGAAFSSATSSSVTEATARKQCHLTSTRFTFGFMLKVFGSLPASVMRKRCPSWTKDIRPIFQLYYNLYPVMHTHDVINLRSVGDVRSKLRMINMSMFEYDWNHPNFMPTTRDLSPDKTEIVRRWLECEMNGTPEDATSSKRDEMIEARNAVCGTPNKVIKTMEEIRNIIQMGIWVELYTIPPYMTAMLSLKREKFKEVYNILKSVSTEEMLHMVLNANVLNSIGGKPNTTDTFWLPDYPTTLPSMGFYQIRPDITLTIAPFSRAIVKDVFMEIEKPASPNVMTILHNVALMWARLPGDAGGRWKSFETEGKTLYADTLSRLNASSGPVWLRRADSLRSILDTADEAQTEDSNDWRYLFQTATELLENPEIADVYTIGGFYAHAMLRLIQAEACVKMDSPNNTVFTGDPTRQFGPEQWYVTKGLSSATLFPVHGLKSAIEALMEVVYEGEGGTPCAPFITEIAENENSVDSNSGINAYNEKSHYVKFQEITHGRKLVPVSVQQPQWPEGRCLQQPVEVCGNNSNLVSFCFQGESIAFTEANNVLPGEIVDLDGHYLKSVSAVTKHLIYKFTSTYTGLLQCLEMSMNGNVSSMKKCMGIMYELLSAGKKLVKTPIRKGSKVMNLPVWTYQRDPYKKEGLHVVQTSTSITDVFC, encoded by the exons ATGTTACGACTGACAGTTGGCTTTGTTCTCACTACTCTCCTGTGGCAAG GTGCCAAGGCGACCTCGTTAACGAGGGATTACTGGGGACATTGGAGCCCGTGGGGGGCATGTAGTGTGTCCTGTGACATTGGCCATCAAACCAGGACCAGGGCATGTCAGTTTTATTCGGACTCAATGTGTGACGGACCGAAAGTCCAGCAACGACCCTGCAACAAACTAATTTGCCCGT CATACCTCGACGTACCGCGTTTTCACTTCAAAGGAAAATATGTGGTCGACAGCCCGACTAATAATAACAACCGGTGTTACTTTAATACCAAGTACTTTAGTCCCACTTTCAGCACCGGCAGAGGGGAATCAGCATCTCCGACTTATTCG AAACATGGAAATCCCAAGTATCGTTTCTCAAGATCTTCGCACAACCCAATGGGAAACGgtcattttgatttttatgaaACTGCAGTAACGTCAGTGTGTAGAGCTTCTGGAAAATCATGTACAAACCTTGACCTTTTAGTTACAAGGAAAATAACAG GTACAAACGCTGGACGAATGGTCGACCTTGACAACGACTGGATGAACTCACCAGAAGTTATAGGGTATAAGATCCAAGTTGACGGTGTCTTTGTGGCGCTAATGGAAAACGGACCAAGTCGGCAGATCGTACAACGGATTGTTgg ACACGGAGGTGATTTGGCAAACATGGCCAGTATTAAGAGCAAGCTGATAAACGTAGAATGGTTGGATATTTACTACCAGCATATGTTTCGCAACGCTACAAGCCTTTCTATTTCTTTCGCAATGGATTTGTT CAACGTTCATAGCAAAGGCGGGAGACTTGTAGGTACGAtaggtatgacgtcacagaacgATCCGCGCAAAGTATACGGTGGCCGGGTTCTTCGTCCTATGAAaggaaaacaacattttgctTACGAGATTCCTCTGTTTGTGAATGAAAAATTACAG AGAATTGTTTTAGATCTGTCTAGCTTCGTCAAGTCGGACAAAAAGGGAAATTTTAAGCTCAAGAACCAACTAAAATACGTTGACGTAATCGTCTTGCCAAATCCTGAAATTTGTAAAGTCGTCGATTGCAAAAGATATACAAATGAATGCGATGGCATTAAAACTGTTCGTTTGACAGACCGTGGGACTCTGAGTTATATTCAAAATGGAAGTACATG GTACACCATTCTGGGCGGACTAGTTGAACTCAACATTCATAAGAACGGCCTCTCTCACGCTTTGGCAACCACGAGGATCGGGTTGATAGATCGAACTACTTTACACCCACAAACACACCGGCATAGTTACAAACTGTGTGACTTACTTCCAAAATACTGCACGTCAACAACACATAAAGCTAAACCGAATTGCCAGATTTTAGCTCTTGAGGATGAAGCTGGAAtcaattttaaa cCAACTGGAGGTTTTACAAAACGTTTAAGTCGTGGTGAGACATGGAATATTGAAACGGTTGCGTCATCGTTTGGCCGTCCCTTGGAAGGCGCTGATATGAGTTTGATGGTTATGAAGCAAACAGCGGGACAAGATACTTGCTCTGGTACAAAA TCGACACCTTGTTCGCCTTACGTTGGCCGACCACGTTCAGCCCTCCAGTTATCCAGCGGTTCAATACTTACCGATGTAAATGGAAATGCAAATCTTACAATAAAAGCAGTCAGTAACCCAGGCAACCCACGTGGTTGCGGAATGGACGGCCAG GTTTATCATCTTGGTATGATCGTATCTTACAAGACTCCTGAAGGTAAAGTGATTCGCATTGGGGATGGAGCAGCTTTCAGTTCAGCCACTTCGTCTTCAGTTACGGAAGCTACAGCAAGGAAACAATGTCATCTTACTTCAACTCGTTTCACGTTTGGCTTCATGCTTAAAGTTTTCGG GTCGTTACCTGCTTCTGTGATGAGAAAGCGTTGTCCAAGCTGGACTAAGGACATACGGCcaatatttcaactttattaCAATCTCTACCCAGTTATGCATACACATGATGTTATAAACCTAAGATCTGTCGGCGATGTAAG ATCTAAGCTACGTATGATCAATATGTCGATGTTTGAATACGACTGGAATCATCCCAACTTCATGCCGACCACTCGTGACCTTTCACCTGATAAGACGGAAATCGTAAGAAGGTGGCTCGAATGTGAGATGAATGGAACACCTGAGGATGCCACAAGTTCAAAGAGAGA TGAAATGATAGAGGCTCGCAACGCTGTGTGTGGTACGCCGAATAAAGTCATCAAAACAATGGAGGAAATCCGCAACATAATCCAGATGGGAATATGGGTCGAACTGTACACCATACCCCCCTATATGACTGCCATGTTATCTCTCAAGCGTGAAAAGTTTAAAGAAGTTTACAATATACTGAAAAG CGTATCTACAGAGGAAATGCTCCATATGGTTCTTAATGCAAACGTGCTTAACTCAATTGGCGGTAAACCAAACACAACAGATACGTTCTGGTTGCCAGATTACCCAACCACCCTACCTTCAATGGGATTTTACCAG ATTCGCCCCGATATCACATTAACGATTGCCCCCTTTTCCCGCGCCATCGTGAAAGATGTTTTCATGGAAATTGAGAAACCAGCTTCCCCGAATGTTATGACAATATTGCACAATGTCGCCCTCATGTGGGCTCGACTACCTGGAGATGCCGGCGGTCGTTGGAAAAGTTTTGAAACTGAGGGAAAAACCCTTTACGCAG ATACACTCTCAAGGCTAAACGCCAGCTCTGGTCCAGTGTGGCTACGAAGGGCGGATTCTCTACGTTCCATCTTGGACACG GCGGATGAAGCTCAAACAGAAGACAGCAACGATTGGCGTTACTTATTTCAAACGGCGACCGAACTTCTGGAAAATCCTGAGATCGCGGACGTTTACACCATTGGAGGATTCTACGCTCACGCCATGTTGCGTTTAATACAAGCGGAAGCCTGCGTTAAAATGGATTCACCCAACAACACTGTGTTTACCGGTGACCCCACAAGACAGTTCGGACCAGAGCAGTGGTATGTGACCAAGGGTCTGAGCAGTGCAACTTTATTTCCCGTCCACGGTTTAAAATCTGCGATCGAAGCGCTCATGGAAGTTGTATATGAAGGAGAGGGTGGCACACCATGCGCACCTTTCATAACTGAAATAGCCGAGAACGAAAATTCCGTTGACTCCAATTCCGGTATAAACGCATACAACGAAAAATCTCATTACGTGAAATTCCAAGAAATCACACACGGCCGAAAGTTGGTGCCGGTATCGGTTCAGCAACCACAGTGGCCTGAAGGGAGGTGTTTGCAGCAACCGGTAGAGGTTTGTGGAAACAACTCGAATCTCGTGAGCTTTTGCTTCCAAGGGGAGTCGATCGCTTTCACTGAAGCAAATAATGTTCTTCCTGGAGAAATAGTTGATCTTGACGGTCATTACCTAAAGTCAGTGAGCGCTGTGACCAAACATCTCATATATAAGTTCACATCAACTTATACTGGGTTGCTGCAGTGTTTAG AAATGTCGATGAACGGGAACGTTTCCAGCATGAAGAAATGCATGGGAATAATGTACGAGCTACTAAGTGCTGGCAAAAAGTTGGTGAAGACGCCAATTCGTAAAGGAAGCAAAGTAATGAATCTACCGGTATGGACTTATCAGCGAGACCCATACAAGAAAGAAGGATTGCACGTTGTTCAAACATCAACCAGCATTACCGACGTATTTTGTTGA
- the LOC100184772 gene encoding uncharacterized protein LOC100184772 isoform X1, whose protein sequence is MLRLTVGFVLTTLLWQGAKATSLTRDYWGHWSPWGACSVSCDIGHQTRTRACQFYSDSMCDGPKVQQRPCNKLICPSYLDVPRFHFKGKYVVDSPTNNNNRCYFNTKYFSPTFSTGRGESASPTYSKHGNPKYRFSRSSHNPMGNGHFDFYETAVTSVCRASGKSCTNLDLLVTRKITGTNAGRMVDLDNDWMNSPEVIGYKIQVDGVFVALMENGPSRQIVQRIVGHGGDLANMASIKSKLINVEWLDIYYQHMFRNATSLSISFAMDLFNVHSKGGRLVGTIGMTSQNDPRKVYGGRVLRPMKGKQHFAYEIPLFVNEKLQRIVLDLSSFVKSDKKGNFKLKNQLKYVDVIVLPNPEICKVVDCKRYTNECDGIKTVRLTDRGTLSYIQNGSTWYTILGGLVELNIHKNGLSHALATTRIGLIDRTTLHPQTHRHSYKLCDLLPKYCTSTTHKAKPNCQILALEDEAGINFKPTGGFTKRLSRGETWNIETVASSFGRPLEGADMSLMVMKQTAGQDTCSGTKSTPCSPYVGRPRSALQLSSGSILTDVNGNANLTIKAVSNPGNPRGCGMDGQVYHLGMIVSYKTPEGKVIRIGDGAAFSSATSSSVTEATARKQCHLTSTRFTFGFMLKVFGSLPASVMRKRCPSWTKDIRPIFQLYYNLYPVMHTHDVINLRSVGDVRSKLRMINMSMFEYDWNHPNFMPTTRDLSPDKTEIVRRWLECEMNGTPEDATSSKRDEMIEARNAVCGTPNKVIKTMEEIRNIIQMGIWVELYTIPPYMTAMLSLKREKFKEVYNILKSVSTEEMLHMVLNANVLNSIGGKPNTTDTFWLPDYPTTLPSMGFYQIRPDITLTIAPFSRAIVKDVFMEIEKPASPNVMTILHNVALMWARLPGDAGGRWKSFETEGKTLYADTLSRLNASSGPVWLRRADSLRSILDTVSADEAQTEDSNDWRYLFQTATELLENPEIADVYTIGGFYAHAMLRLIQAEACVKMDSPNNTVFTGDPTRQFGPEQWYVTKGLSSATLFPVHGLKSAIEALMEVVYEGEGGTPCAPFITEIAENENSVDSNSGINAYNEKSHYVKFQEITHGRKLVPVSVQQPQWPEGRCLQQPVEVCGNNSNLVSFCFQGESIAFTEANNVLPGEIVDLDGHYLKSVSAVTKHLIYKFTSTYTGLLQCLEMSMNGNVSSMKKCMGIMYELLSAGKKLVKTPIRKGSKVMNLPVWTYQRDPYKKEGLHVVQTSTSITDVFC, encoded by the exons ATGTTACGACTGACAGTTGGCTTTGTTCTCACTACTCTCCTGTGGCAAG GTGCCAAGGCGACCTCGTTAACGAGGGATTACTGGGGACATTGGAGCCCGTGGGGGGCATGTAGTGTGTCCTGTGACATTGGCCATCAAACCAGGACCAGGGCATGTCAGTTTTATTCGGACTCAATGTGTGACGGACCGAAAGTCCAGCAACGACCCTGCAACAAACTAATTTGCCCGT CATACCTCGACGTACCGCGTTTTCACTTCAAAGGAAAATATGTGGTCGACAGCCCGACTAATAATAACAACCGGTGTTACTTTAATACCAAGTACTTTAGTCCCACTTTCAGCACCGGCAGAGGGGAATCAGCATCTCCGACTTATTCG AAACATGGAAATCCCAAGTATCGTTTCTCAAGATCTTCGCACAACCCAATGGGAAACGgtcattttgatttttatgaaACTGCAGTAACGTCAGTGTGTAGAGCTTCTGGAAAATCATGTACAAACCTTGACCTTTTAGTTACAAGGAAAATAACAG GTACAAACGCTGGACGAATGGTCGACCTTGACAACGACTGGATGAACTCACCAGAAGTTATAGGGTATAAGATCCAAGTTGACGGTGTCTTTGTGGCGCTAATGGAAAACGGACCAAGTCGGCAGATCGTACAACGGATTGTTgg ACACGGAGGTGATTTGGCAAACATGGCCAGTATTAAGAGCAAGCTGATAAACGTAGAATGGTTGGATATTTACTACCAGCATATGTTTCGCAACGCTACAAGCCTTTCTATTTCTTTCGCAATGGATTTGTT CAACGTTCATAGCAAAGGCGGGAGACTTGTAGGTACGAtaggtatgacgtcacagaacgATCCGCGCAAAGTATACGGTGGCCGGGTTCTTCGTCCTATGAAaggaaaacaacattttgctTACGAGATTCCTCTGTTTGTGAATGAAAAATTACAG AGAATTGTTTTAGATCTGTCTAGCTTCGTCAAGTCGGACAAAAAGGGAAATTTTAAGCTCAAGAACCAACTAAAATACGTTGACGTAATCGTCTTGCCAAATCCTGAAATTTGTAAAGTCGTCGATTGCAAAAGATATACAAATGAATGCGATGGCATTAAAACTGTTCGTTTGACAGACCGTGGGACTCTGAGTTATATTCAAAATGGAAGTACATG GTACACCATTCTGGGCGGACTAGTTGAACTCAACATTCATAAGAACGGCCTCTCTCACGCTTTGGCAACCACGAGGATCGGGTTGATAGATCGAACTACTTTACACCCACAAACACACCGGCATAGTTACAAACTGTGTGACTTACTTCCAAAATACTGCACGTCAACAACACATAAAGCTAAACCGAATTGCCAGATTTTAGCTCTTGAGGATGAAGCTGGAAtcaattttaaa cCAACTGGAGGTTTTACAAAACGTTTAAGTCGTGGTGAGACATGGAATATTGAAACGGTTGCGTCATCGTTTGGCCGTCCCTTGGAAGGCGCTGATATGAGTTTGATGGTTATGAAGCAAACAGCGGGACAAGATACTTGCTCTGGTACAAAA TCGACACCTTGTTCGCCTTACGTTGGCCGACCACGTTCAGCCCTCCAGTTATCCAGCGGTTCAATACTTACCGATGTAAATGGAAATGCAAATCTTACAATAAAAGCAGTCAGTAACCCAGGCAACCCACGTGGTTGCGGAATGGACGGCCAG GTTTATCATCTTGGTATGATCGTATCTTACAAGACTCCTGAAGGTAAAGTGATTCGCATTGGGGATGGAGCAGCTTTCAGTTCAGCCACTTCGTCTTCAGTTACGGAAGCTACAGCAAGGAAACAATGTCATCTTACTTCAACTCGTTTCACGTTTGGCTTCATGCTTAAAGTTTTCGG GTCGTTACCTGCTTCTGTGATGAGAAAGCGTTGTCCAAGCTGGACTAAGGACATACGGCcaatatttcaactttattaCAATCTCTACCCAGTTATGCATACACATGATGTTATAAACCTAAGATCTGTCGGCGATGTAAG ATCTAAGCTACGTATGATCAATATGTCGATGTTTGAATACGACTGGAATCATCCCAACTTCATGCCGACCACTCGTGACCTTTCACCTGATAAGACGGAAATCGTAAGAAGGTGGCTCGAATGTGAGATGAATGGAACACCTGAGGATGCCACAAGTTCAAAGAGAGA TGAAATGATAGAGGCTCGCAACGCTGTGTGTGGTACGCCGAATAAAGTCATCAAAACAATGGAGGAAATCCGCAACATAATCCAGATGGGAATATGGGTCGAACTGTACACCATACCCCCCTATATGACTGCCATGTTATCTCTCAAGCGTGAAAAGTTTAAAGAAGTTTACAATATACTGAAAAG CGTATCTACAGAGGAAATGCTCCATATGGTTCTTAATGCAAACGTGCTTAACTCAATTGGCGGTAAACCAAACACAACAGATACGTTCTGGTTGCCAGATTACCCAACCACCCTACCTTCAATGGGATTTTACCAG ATTCGCCCCGATATCACATTAACGATTGCCCCCTTTTCCCGCGCCATCGTGAAAGATGTTTTCATGGAAATTGAGAAACCAGCTTCCCCGAATGTTATGACAATATTGCACAATGTCGCCCTCATGTGGGCTCGACTACCTGGAGATGCCGGCGGTCGTTGGAAAAGTTTTGAAACTGAGGGAAAAACCCTTTACGCAG ATACACTCTCAAGGCTAAACGCCAGCTCTGGTCCAGTGTGGCTACGAAGGGCGGATTCTCTACGTTCCATCTTGGACACGGTAtcg GCGGATGAAGCTCAAACAGAAGACAGCAACGATTGGCGTTACTTATTTCAAACGGCGACCGAACTTCTGGAAAATCCTGAGATCGCGGACGTTTACACCATTGGAGGATTCTACGCTCACGCCATGTTGCGTTTAATACAAGCGGAAGCCTGCGTTAAAATGGATTCACCCAACAACACTGTGTTTACCGGTGACCCCACAAGACAGTTCGGACCAGAGCAGTGGTATGTGACCAAGGGTCTGAGCAGTGCAACTTTATTTCCCGTCCACGGTTTAAAATCTGCGATCGAAGCGCTCATGGAAGTTGTATATGAAGGAGAGGGTGGCACACCATGCGCACCTTTCATAACTGAAATAGCCGAGAACGAAAATTCCGTTGACTCCAATTCCGGTATAAACGCATACAACGAAAAATCTCATTACGTGAAATTCCAAGAAATCACACACGGCCGAAAGTTGGTGCCGGTATCGGTTCAGCAACCACAGTGGCCTGAAGGGAGGTGTTTGCAGCAACCGGTAGAGGTTTGTGGAAACAACTCGAATCTCGTGAGCTTTTGCTTCCAAGGGGAGTCGATCGCTTTCACTGAAGCAAATAATGTTCTTCCTGGAGAAATAGTTGATCTTGACGGTCATTACCTAAAGTCAGTGAGCGCTGTGACCAAACATCTCATATATAAGTTCACATCAACTTATACTGGGTTGCTGCAGTGTTTAG AAATGTCGATGAACGGGAACGTTTCCAGCATGAAGAAATGCATGGGAATAATGTACGAGCTACTAAGTGCTGGCAAAAAGTTGGTGAAGACGCCAATTCGTAAAGGAAGCAAAGTAATGAATCTACCGGTATGGACTTATCAGCGAGACCCATACAAGAAAGAAGGATTGCACGTTGTTCAAACATCAACCAGCATTACCGACGTATTTTGTTGA
- the LOC113474102 gene encoding opsin Rh1-like, whose protein sequence is MRIFHLHLISLTVSDLGMCATNFPLMLKACIDRGWSSGKDACYVSSIGGAVFAFSQILMLAETAREKYSNISRSNLIQPKVRFVMFRILLVWIFACILSMPPIFGFGRIMVDGTMISCTFNYIETDFNNICYVLFINLFGFVVPMMLAMHSFYGILRINRESVSALLELTEDVQQINCFKKRETALAKNLCATIFCFGIAWTPYAVVALYSLSGQEVSKYVSTGCALFAKASTCFNCMVYISRHPELPTRMIRSLRGSETHHGTISSTKV, encoded by the exons ATGCGGATTTTTCACCTTCATCTTATTTCTCTAACGGTGTCAGATCTGGGAATGTGTGCGACTAACTTCCCGCTGATGCTAAAGGCTTGTATTGACAGAGGTTGGAGCAGCGGGAAAGATG CTTGTTACGTTTCTTCAATTGGTGGAGCGGTTTTCGCCTTTTCTCAAATTCTAATGTTGGCTGAAACAGCTCGTGAAAAATACAGCAACATTTCCCGATCAAATCTCATTCAACCGAAAGTTCGTTTCGTCATGTTTCGAATCTTACTGGTTTGGATATTCGC ATGCATACTATCGATGCCACCAATATTTGGCTTTGGTAGAATCATGGTTGACGGTACAATGATTAGCTGTACATTCAACTACATTGAGACTGATTTTAACAACATATGTTACGTGTTGTTCATCAATCTATTTGGATTCGTGG TCCCAATGATGCTGGCAATGCATTCGTTTTACGGAATATTACGAATTAACCGTGAAAGTGTGTCCGCCCTGTTGGAACTAACAGAAGATGTTCAACAAATCAATTGTTTCAAGAAAAGGGAAACAGCATTAGCAAAAAACTTATGCGCAACCATATTCTGTTTTGGCATTGCGTGGACTCCGTACGCAGTAGTTGCTCTATACAGTCTAAGTGGACAG GAAGTATCCAAGTACGTGTCAACCGGATGTGCGTTATTCGCCAAAGCGTCCACTTGTTTTAACTGCATGGTCTATATTTCCCGTCACCCAGAATTGCCTACAAGGATGATACGGAGCTTACGCGGATCCGAAACACATCATG GTACCATCAGCAGTACCAAGGTATGA